In Papio anubis isolate 15944 chromosome 17, Panubis1.0, whole genome shotgun sequence, the following are encoded in one genomic region:
- the PSMC3IP gene encoding homologous-pairing protein 2 homolog isoform X5, with protein MPGRSCGGSRRDPPEVPAGAEPALQRPGCVREPAAGTRTGQGGGGEDAGAAGTTRQDQREDVRQAENLFCGSELKELSSALTTPEMQKEIQELKKECAGYSERLKNIKAATNHVTPEEKEQVYRERQKYCKEWRKRKRMATELSDAILEGYPKSKKQFFEEVGIETDEDYNVTLPDP; from the exons ATGCCGGGCAGAAGCTGTGGCGGGAG CCGCCGGGATCCTCCTGAGGTACCTGCAGGAGCAGAACCGGCCCTACAGCGCCCAGGATGTGTTCGGGAACCTGCAGCGGGAACACGGACTGGGCAAGGCG GTGGTGGTGAAGACGCTGGAGCAGCTGGCACAACAAGGCAAGATCAAAGAGAAGATGTACGGCAAGCAGAAAATCTATTTTGCGGATCAG AGCTCAAGGAATTATCTAGTGCCCTGACCACACCAGAGATGCAGAAAGAAATCCAGGAGTTAAAGAAGGAATGTGCTGGCTACAGCGAGAGATTGAAGAACATTAAAGCAGCTACCAATCATGTGACTCCAGAAGAGAAAGAGCAG GTatacagagagaggcagaagtACTGTAAggagtggaggaagaggaagaggatg GCTACAGAGCTGTCTGATGCAATACTTGAAGGATACCCCAAGAGCAAGAAGCAGTTCTTT GAGGAAGTTGGGATAGAGACGGATGAAGATTACAATGTCACACTCCCAGACCCCTGA
- the MLX gene encoding max-like protein X isoform X1, whose protein sequence is MTEPGASPEDPWVKASPVGAHASEGRAGRARARRGAGRRGASLLSPKSPMLSGPRGCREDSSHPACAKVEYAYSDNSLDPGLFVESTRKGNVVSRANSIGSTSASSVPNTDDEDSDYHQEAYKESYKDRRRRAHTQAEQKRRDAIKRGYDDLQTIVPTCQQQDFSIGSQKLSKAIVLQKSMARESTGGAGVKRGCEEASASYPPMARPWFAIDYIQFLHKEKKKQEEEVSTLRKDVTALKIMKVNYEQIVKAHQDNPHEGEDQVSDQVKFNVFQGIMDSLFQSFNASISVASFQELSACVFSWIEEHCKPQTLREIVIGVLHQLKNQLY, encoded by the exons ATGACTGAGCCGGGAGCCTCTCCCGAGGACCCTTGGGTCAAGGCAAGCCCCGTGGGCGCGCACGCCAGCGAGGGGAGGGCGGGTCGGGCTCGTGCACGTAGGGGGGCCGGAAGACGAGGGGCTTCCCTCCTGTCCCCAAAGTCCCCCATGCTCTCCGGGCCCCGGGGCTGCAGAGAAGACAGCTCTCACCCCGCGTGTGCCAAG GTGGAGTATGCCTACAGCGACAACAGCCTGGACCCCG GGCTTTTTGTAGAAAGCACCCGCAAGGGGAATGTAGTGTCCAGAGCTAATAGCATCGGTTCCACCAGTGCCTCTTCTGTCCCCAACACAG ATGACGAGGACAGTGATTACCACCAGGAGGCCTACAAGGAGTCCTACAAAGACCGGCGGCGGCGAGCACACACTCAGGCTGAGCAGAAGAGGAGGGACGCCATCAAG AGAGGCTATGATGACCTTCAGACCATCGTCCCCACTTGCCAGCAGCAGGACTTCTCCATTGGCTCCCAAAAGCTCAGCAAAGCCATCGTTCTACAAAAGAGTATGGCTAGGGAAAGCACTGGAGGGGCTGGAGTCAAGAGGGGCTGTGAAGAGGCCAGCGCCTCCTACCCACCCATGGCTCGGCCTTGGTTTG CCATTGACTACATTCAGTTTTTgcacaaggagaagaaaaagcaggaggaggaggtgtcCACGTTACGCAAGGATGTCACGGCCCTAAAGATCATGAAAGT GAACTATGAGCAGATTGTGAAGGCACACCAGGACAACCCCCATGAAGGGGAGGACCAGGTCTCTGACCAGGTCAAGTTCAACGTGTTTCAAGGCATCATGGATTCCCTGTTCCAGTCCTTCAATGCCTCCATCTCGGTGGCCAGCTTCCAGGAGCTGTCAGCCTGTGTCTTCAGCTGGATTGAGGAGCACTGTAAGCCTCAG ACCCTGCGGGAGATTGTGATTGGCGTCCTGCACCAATTGAAAAACCAGCTTTACTGA
- the MLX gene encoding max-like protein X isoform X4 produces the protein MTEPGASPEDPWVKASPVGAHASEGRAGRARARRGAGRRGASLLSPKSPMLSGPRGCREDSSHPACAKVEYAYSDNSLDPDDEDSDYHQEAYKESYKDRRRRAHTQAEQKRRDAIKRGYDDLQTIVPTCQQQDFSIGSQKLSKAIVLQKTIDYIQFLHKEKKKQEEEVSTLRKDVTALKIMKVNYEQIVKAHQDNPHEGEDQVSDQVKFNVFQGIMDSLFQSFNASISVASFQELSACVFSWIEEHCKPQTLREIVIGVLHQLKNQLY, from the exons ATGACTGAGCCGGGAGCCTCTCCCGAGGACCCTTGGGTCAAGGCAAGCCCCGTGGGCGCGCACGCCAGCGAGGGGAGGGCGGGTCGGGCTCGTGCACGTAGGGGGGCCGGAAGACGAGGGGCTTCCCTCCTGTCCCCAAAGTCCCCCATGCTCTCCGGGCCCCGGGGCTGCAGAGAAGACAGCTCTCACCCCGCGTGTGCCAAG GTGGAGTATGCCTACAGCGACAACAGCCTGGACCCCG ATGACGAGGACAGTGATTACCACCAGGAGGCCTACAAGGAGTCCTACAAAGACCGGCGGCGGCGAGCACACACTCAGGCTGAGCAGAAGAGGAGGGACGCCATCAAG AGAGGCTATGATGACCTTCAGACCATCGTCCCCACTTGCCAGCAGCAGGACTTCTCCATTGGCTCCCAAAAGCTCAGCAAAGCCATCGTTCTACAAAAGA CCATTGACTACATTCAGTTTTTgcacaaggagaagaaaaagcaggaggaggaggtgtcCACGTTACGCAAGGATGTCACGGCCCTAAAGATCATGAAAGT GAACTATGAGCAGATTGTGAAGGCACACCAGGACAACCCCCATGAAGGGGAGGACCAGGTCTCTGACCAGGTCAAGTTCAACGTGTTTCAAGGCATCATGGATTCCCTGTTCCAGTCCTTCAATGCCTCCATCTCGGTGGCCAGCTTCCAGGAGCTGTCAGCCTGTGTCTTCAGCTGGATTGAGGAGCACTGTAAGCCTCAG ACCCTGCGGGAGATTGTGATTGGCGTCCTGCACCAATTGAAAAACCAGCTTTACTGA
- the PSMC3IP gene encoding homologous-pairing protein 2 homolog isoform X4 has translation MTAGILLRYLQEQNRPYSAQDVFGNLQREHGLGKAVVVKTLEQLAQQGKIKEKMYGKQKIYFADQDQFDMVSDADLQGLDGKIVALTAKVQSLQQSCRYMEAELKELSSALTTPEMQKEIQELKKECAGYSERLKNIKAATNHVTPEEKEQVYRERQKYCKEWRKRKRMATELSDAILEGYPKSKKQFFEEVGIETDEDYNVTLPDP, from the exons ATGA CCGCCGGGATCCTCCTGAGGTACCTGCAGGAGCAGAACCGGCCCTACAGCGCCCAGGATGTGTTCGGGAACCTGCAGCGGGAACACGGACTGGGCAAGGCG GTGGTGGTGAAGACGCTGGAGCAGCTGGCACAACAAGGCAAGATCAAAGAGAAGATGTACGGCAAGCAGAAAATCTATTTTGCGGATCAG GACCAGTTTGACATGGTGAGTGATGCTGACCTTCAAGGCCTAGATGGCAAAATCGTGGCCCTCACTGCTAAGGTGCAGAGCTTGCAGCAGAGCTGCCGCTACATGGAGGCTG AGCTCAAGGAATTATCTAGTGCCCTGACCACACCAGAGATGCAGAAAGAAATCCAGGAGTTAAAGAAGGAATGTGCTGGCTACAGCGAGAGATTGAAGAACATTAAAGCAGCTACCAATCATGTGACTCCAGAAGAGAAAGAGCAG GTatacagagagaggcagaagtACTGTAAggagtggaggaagaggaagaggatg GCTACAGAGCTGTCTGATGCAATACTTGAAGGATACCCCAAGAGCAAGAAGCAGTTCTTT GAGGAAGTTGGGATAGAGACGGATGAAGATTACAATGTCACACTCCCAGACCCCTGA
- the MLX gene encoding max-like protein X isoform X2, with translation MTEPGASPEDPWVKASPVGAHASEGRAGRARARRGAGRRGASLLSPKSPMLSGPRGCREDSSHPACAKVEYAYSDNSLDPGLFVESTRKGNVVSRANSIGSTSASSVPNTDDEDSDYHQEAYKESYKDRRRRAHTQAEQKRRDAIKRGYDDLQTIVPTCQQQDFSIGSQKLSKAIVLQKTIDYIQFLHKEKKKQEEEVSTLRKDVTALKIMKVNYEQIVKAHQDNPHEGEDQVSDQVKFNVFQGIMDSLFQSFNASISVASFQELSACVFSWIEEHCKPQTLREIVIGVLHQLKNQLY, from the exons ATGACTGAGCCGGGAGCCTCTCCCGAGGACCCTTGGGTCAAGGCAAGCCCCGTGGGCGCGCACGCCAGCGAGGGGAGGGCGGGTCGGGCTCGTGCACGTAGGGGGGCCGGAAGACGAGGGGCTTCCCTCCTGTCCCCAAAGTCCCCCATGCTCTCCGGGCCCCGGGGCTGCAGAGAAGACAGCTCTCACCCCGCGTGTGCCAAG GTGGAGTATGCCTACAGCGACAACAGCCTGGACCCCG GGCTTTTTGTAGAAAGCACCCGCAAGGGGAATGTAGTGTCCAGAGCTAATAGCATCGGTTCCACCAGTGCCTCTTCTGTCCCCAACACAG ATGACGAGGACAGTGATTACCACCAGGAGGCCTACAAGGAGTCCTACAAAGACCGGCGGCGGCGAGCACACACTCAGGCTGAGCAGAAGAGGAGGGACGCCATCAAG AGAGGCTATGATGACCTTCAGACCATCGTCCCCACTTGCCAGCAGCAGGACTTCTCCATTGGCTCCCAAAAGCTCAGCAAAGCCATCGTTCTACAAAAGA CCATTGACTACATTCAGTTTTTgcacaaggagaagaaaaagcaggaggaggaggtgtcCACGTTACGCAAGGATGTCACGGCCCTAAAGATCATGAAAGT GAACTATGAGCAGATTGTGAAGGCACACCAGGACAACCCCCATGAAGGGGAGGACCAGGTCTCTGACCAGGTCAAGTTCAACGTGTTTCAAGGCATCATGGATTCCCTGTTCCAGTCCTTCAATGCCTCCATCTCGGTGGCCAGCTTCCAGGAGCTGTCAGCCTGTGTCTTCAGCTGGATTGAGGAGCACTGTAAGCCTCAG ACCCTGCGGGAGATTGTGATTGGCGTCCTGCACCAATTGAAAAACCAGCTTTACTGA
- the PSMC3IP gene encoding homologous-pairing protein 2 homolog isoform X1 yields MGSGRGRLVPPEGFPFSQSPFEVRPPSPEGAVAPSNYHVRLSELGGGKGDDRRDPPEVPAGAEPALQRPGCVREPAAGTRTGQGGGGEDAGAAGTTRQDQREDVRQAENLFCGSELKELSSALTTPEMQKEIQELKKECAGYSERLKNIKAATNHVTPEEKEQVYRERQKYCKEWRKRKRMATELSDAILEGYPKSKKQFFEEVGIETDEDYNVTLPDP; encoded by the exons ATGGGGTCCGGGAGGGGTCGCCTTGTTCCTCCGGAAGGCTTCCCCTTCAGCCAATCACCGTTCGAGGTCCGCCCCCCGTCCCCGGAAGGAGCCGTCGCCCCGAGCAACTACCACGTCCGGCTTTCTGAGTTGGGTGGCGGGAAAGGCGATGA CCGCCGGGATCCTCCTGAGGTACCTGCAGGAGCAGAACCGGCCCTACAGCGCCCAGGATGTGTTCGGGAACCTGCAGCGGGAACACGGACTGGGCAAGGCG GTGGTGGTGAAGACGCTGGAGCAGCTGGCACAACAAGGCAAGATCAAAGAGAAGATGTACGGCAAGCAGAAAATCTATTTTGCGGATCAG AGCTCAAGGAATTATCTAGTGCCCTGACCACACCAGAGATGCAGAAAGAAATCCAGGAGTTAAAGAAGGAATGTGCTGGCTACAGCGAGAGATTGAAGAACATTAAAGCAGCTACCAATCATGTGACTCCAGAAGAGAAAGAGCAG GTatacagagagaggcagaagtACTGTAAggagtggaggaagaggaagaggatg GCTACAGAGCTGTCTGATGCAATACTTGAAGGATACCCCAAGAGCAAGAAGCAGTTCTTT GAGGAAGTTGGGATAGAGACGGATGAAGATTACAATGTCACACTCCCAGACCCCTGA
- the MLX gene encoding max-like protein X isoform X6, with the protein MTEPGASPEDPWVKVEYAYSDNSLDPGLFVESTRKGNVVSRANSIGSTSASSVPNTDDEDSDYHQEAYKESYKDRRRRAHTQAEQKRRDAIKRGYDDLQTIVPTCQQQDFSIGSQKLSKAIVLQKTIDYIQFLHKEKKKQEEEVSTLRKDVTALKIMKVNYEQIVKAHQDNPHEGEDQVSDQVKFNVFQGIMDSLFQSFNASISVASFQELSACVFSWIEEHCKPQTLREIVIGVLHQLKNQLY; encoded by the exons ATGACTGAGCCGGGAGCCTCTCCCGAGGACCCTTGGGTCAAG GTGGAGTATGCCTACAGCGACAACAGCCTGGACCCCG GGCTTTTTGTAGAAAGCACCCGCAAGGGGAATGTAGTGTCCAGAGCTAATAGCATCGGTTCCACCAGTGCCTCTTCTGTCCCCAACACAG ATGACGAGGACAGTGATTACCACCAGGAGGCCTACAAGGAGTCCTACAAAGACCGGCGGCGGCGAGCACACACTCAGGCTGAGCAGAAGAGGAGGGACGCCATCAAG AGAGGCTATGATGACCTTCAGACCATCGTCCCCACTTGCCAGCAGCAGGACTTCTCCATTGGCTCCCAAAAGCTCAGCAAAGCCATCGTTCTACAAAAGA CCATTGACTACATTCAGTTTTTgcacaaggagaagaaaaagcaggaggaggaggtgtcCACGTTACGCAAGGATGTCACGGCCCTAAAGATCATGAAAGT GAACTATGAGCAGATTGTGAAGGCACACCAGGACAACCCCCATGAAGGGGAGGACCAGGTCTCTGACCAGGTCAAGTTCAACGTGTTTCAAGGCATCATGGATTCCCTGTTCCAGTCCTTCAATGCCTCCATCTCGGTGGCCAGCTTCCAGGAGCTGTCAGCCTGTGTCTTCAGCTGGATTGAGGAGCACTGTAAGCCTCAG ACCCTGCGGGAGATTGTGATTGGCGTCCTGCACCAATTGAAAAACCAGCTTTACTGA
- the MLX gene encoding max-like protein X isoform X5 yields the protein MTEPGASPEDPWVKVEYAYSDNSLDPDDEDSDYHQEAYKESYKDRRRRAHTQAEQKRRDAIKRGYDDLQTIVPTCQQQDFSIGSQKLSKAIVLQKSMARESTGGAGVKRGCEEASASYPPMARPWFAIDYIQFLHKEKKKQEEEVSTLRKDVTALKIMKVNYEQIVKAHQDNPHEGEDQVSDQVKFNVFQGIMDSLFQSFNASISVASFQELSACVFSWIEEHCKPQTLREIVIGVLHQLKNQLY from the exons ATGACTGAGCCGGGAGCCTCTCCCGAGGACCCTTGGGTCAAG GTGGAGTATGCCTACAGCGACAACAGCCTGGACCCCG ATGACGAGGACAGTGATTACCACCAGGAGGCCTACAAGGAGTCCTACAAAGACCGGCGGCGGCGAGCACACACTCAGGCTGAGCAGAAGAGGAGGGACGCCATCAAG AGAGGCTATGATGACCTTCAGACCATCGTCCCCACTTGCCAGCAGCAGGACTTCTCCATTGGCTCCCAAAAGCTCAGCAAAGCCATCGTTCTACAAAAGAGTATGGCTAGGGAAAGCACTGGAGGGGCTGGAGTCAAGAGGGGCTGTGAAGAGGCCAGCGCCTCCTACCCACCCATGGCTCGGCCTTGGTTTG CCATTGACTACATTCAGTTTTTgcacaaggagaagaaaaagcaggaggaggaggtgtcCACGTTACGCAAGGATGTCACGGCCCTAAAGATCATGAAAGT GAACTATGAGCAGATTGTGAAGGCACACCAGGACAACCCCCATGAAGGGGAGGACCAGGTCTCTGACCAGGTCAAGTTCAACGTGTTTCAAGGCATCATGGATTCCCTGTTCCAGTCCTTCAATGCCTCCATCTCGGTGGCCAGCTTCCAGGAGCTGTCAGCCTGTGTCTTCAGCTGGATTGAGGAGCACTGTAAGCCTCAG ACCCTGCGGGAGATTGTGATTGGCGTCCTGCACCAATTGAAAAACCAGCTTTACTGA
- the PSMC3IP gene encoding homologous-pairing protein 2 homolog isoform X2 produces MSKCRAEAVAGAAGILLRYLQEQNRPYSAQDVFGNLQREHGLGKAVVVKTLEQLAQQGKIKEKMYGKQKIYFADQDQFDMVSDADLQGLDGKIVALTAKVQSLQQSCRYMEAELKELSSALTTPEMQKEIQELKKECAGYSERLKNIKAATNHVTPEEKEQVYRERQKYCKEWRKRKRMATELSDAILEGYPKSKKQFFEEVGIETDEDYNVTLPDP; encoded by the exons ATGAGTAAATGCCGGGCAGAAGCTGTGGCGGGAG CCGCCGGGATCCTCCTGAGGTACCTGCAGGAGCAGAACCGGCCCTACAGCGCCCAGGATGTGTTCGGGAACCTGCAGCGGGAACACGGACTGGGCAAGGCG GTGGTGGTGAAGACGCTGGAGCAGCTGGCACAACAAGGCAAGATCAAAGAGAAGATGTACGGCAAGCAGAAAATCTATTTTGCGGATCAG GACCAGTTTGACATGGTGAGTGATGCTGACCTTCAAGGCCTAGATGGCAAAATCGTGGCCCTCACTGCTAAGGTGCAGAGCTTGCAGCAGAGCTGCCGCTACATGGAGGCTG AGCTCAAGGAATTATCTAGTGCCCTGACCACACCAGAGATGCAGAAAGAAATCCAGGAGTTAAAGAAGGAATGTGCTGGCTACAGCGAGAGATTGAAGAACATTAAAGCAGCTACCAATCATGTGACTCCAGAAGAGAAAGAGCAG GTatacagagagaggcagaagtACTGTAAggagtggaggaagaggaagaggatg GCTACAGAGCTGTCTGATGCAATACTTGAAGGATACCCCAAGAGCAAGAAGCAGTTCTTT GAGGAAGTTGGGATAGAGACGGATGAAGATTACAATGTCACACTCCCAGACCCCTGA
- the MLX gene encoding max-like protein X isoform X3, translating into MTEPGASPEDPWVKVEYAYSDNSLDPGLFVESTRKGNVVSRANSIGSTSASSVPNTDDEDSDYHQEAYKESYKDRRRRAHTQAEQKRRDAIKRGYDDLQTIVPTCQQQDFSIGSQKLSKAIVLQKSMARESTGGAGVKRGCEEASASYPPMARPWFAIDYIQFLHKEKKKQEEEVSTLRKDVTALKIMKVNYEQIVKAHQDNPHEGEDQVSDQVKFNVFQGIMDSLFQSFNASISVASFQELSACVFSWIEEHCKPQTLREIVIGVLHQLKNQLY; encoded by the exons ATGACTGAGCCGGGAGCCTCTCCCGAGGACCCTTGGGTCAAG GTGGAGTATGCCTACAGCGACAACAGCCTGGACCCCG GGCTTTTTGTAGAAAGCACCCGCAAGGGGAATGTAGTGTCCAGAGCTAATAGCATCGGTTCCACCAGTGCCTCTTCTGTCCCCAACACAG ATGACGAGGACAGTGATTACCACCAGGAGGCCTACAAGGAGTCCTACAAAGACCGGCGGCGGCGAGCACACACTCAGGCTGAGCAGAAGAGGAGGGACGCCATCAAG AGAGGCTATGATGACCTTCAGACCATCGTCCCCACTTGCCAGCAGCAGGACTTCTCCATTGGCTCCCAAAAGCTCAGCAAAGCCATCGTTCTACAAAAGAGTATGGCTAGGGAAAGCACTGGAGGGGCTGGAGTCAAGAGGGGCTGTGAAGAGGCCAGCGCCTCCTACCCACCCATGGCTCGGCCTTGGTTTG CCATTGACTACATTCAGTTTTTgcacaaggagaagaaaaagcaggaggaggaggtgtcCACGTTACGCAAGGATGTCACGGCCCTAAAGATCATGAAAGT GAACTATGAGCAGATTGTGAAGGCACACCAGGACAACCCCCATGAAGGGGAGGACCAGGTCTCTGACCAGGTCAAGTTCAACGTGTTTCAAGGCATCATGGATTCCCTGTTCCAGTCCTTCAATGCCTCCATCTCGGTGGCCAGCTTCCAGGAGCTGTCAGCCTGTGTCTTCAGCTGGATTGAGGAGCACTGTAAGCCTCAG ACCCTGCGGGAGATTGTGATTGGCGTCCTGCACCAATTGAAAAACCAGCTTTACTGA
- the PSMC3IP gene encoding homologous-pairing protein 2 homolog isoform X3, protein MGSGRGRLVPPEGFPFSQSPFEVRPPSPEGAVAPSNYHVRLSDRRDPPEVPAGAEPALQRPGCVREPAAGTRTGQGGGGEDAGAAGTTRQDQREDVRQAENLFCGSELKELSSALTTPEMQKEIQELKKECAGYSERLKNIKAATNHVTPEEKEQVYRERQKYCKEWRKRKRMATELSDAILEGYPKSKKQFFEEVGIETDEDYNVTLPDP, encoded by the exons ATGGGGTCCGGGAGGGGTCGCCTTGTTCCTCCGGAAGGCTTCCCCTTCAGCCAATCACCGTTCGAGGTCCGCCCCCCGTCCCCGGAAGGAGCCGTCGCCCCGAGCAACTACCACGTCCGGCTTTCTGA CCGCCGGGATCCTCCTGAGGTACCTGCAGGAGCAGAACCGGCCCTACAGCGCCCAGGATGTGTTCGGGAACCTGCAGCGGGAACACGGACTGGGCAAGGCG GTGGTGGTGAAGACGCTGGAGCAGCTGGCACAACAAGGCAAGATCAAAGAGAAGATGTACGGCAAGCAGAAAATCTATTTTGCGGATCAG AGCTCAAGGAATTATCTAGTGCCCTGACCACACCAGAGATGCAGAAAGAAATCCAGGAGTTAAAGAAGGAATGTGCTGGCTACAGCGAGAGATTGAAGAACATTAAAGCAGCTACCAATCATGTGACTCCAGAAGAGAAAGAGCAG GTatacagagagaggcagaagtACTGTAAggagtggaggaagaggaagaggatg GCTACAGAGCTGTCTGATGCAATACTTGAAGGATACCCCAAGAGCAAGAAGCAGTTCTTT GAGGAAGTTGGGATAGAGACGGATGAAGATTACAATGTCACACTCCCAGACCCCTGA
- the MLX gene encoding max-like protein X isoform X7: MTEPGASPEDPWVKVEYAYSDNSLDPDDEDSDYHQEAYKESYKDRRRRAHTQAEQKRRDAIKRGYDDLQTIVPTCQQQDFSIGSQKLSKAIVLQKTIDYIQFLHKEKKKQEEEVSTLRKDVTALKIMKVNYEQIVKAHQDNPHEGEDQVSDQVKFNVFQGIMDSLFQSFNASISVASFQELSACVFSWIEEHCKPQTLREIVIGVLHQLKNQLY, encoded by the exons ATGACTGAGCCGGGAGCCTCTCCCGAGGACCCTTGGGTCAAG GTGGAGTATGCCTACAGCGACAACAGCCTGGACCCCG ATGACGAGGACAGTGATTACCACCAGGAGGCCTACAAGGAGTCCTACAAAGACCGGCGGCGGCGAGCACACACTCAGGCTGAGCAGAAGAGGAGGGACGCCATCAAG AGAGGCTATGATGACCTTCAGACCATCGTCCCCACTTGCCAGCAGCAGGACTTCTCCATTGGCTCCCAAAAGCTCAGCAAAGCCATCGTTCTACAAAAGA CCATTGACTACATTCAGTTTTTgcacaaggagaagaaaaagcaggaggaggaggtgtcCACGTTACGCAAGGATGTCACGGCCCTAAAGATCATGAAAGT GAACTATGAGCAGATTGTGAAGGCACACCAGGACAACCCCCATGAAGGGGAGGACCAGGTCTCTGACCAGGTCAAGTTCAACGTGTTTCAAGGCATCATGGATTCCCTGTTCCAGTCCTTCAATGCCTCCATCTCGGTGGCCAGCTTCCAGGAGCTGTCAGCCTGTGTCTTCAGCTGGATTGAGGAGCACTGTAAGCCTCAG ACCCTGCGGGAGATTGTGATTGGCGTCCTGCACCAATTGAAAAACCAGCTTTACTGA